TCCAAGGCGAGAACGGCTACCTCGAGGTGGCCCGCGCCCTCCTCGCCGCCCGGAAGAAGGTCGAAGCGGCCGTCGAGGACGACCCGCACCTACGCATGATGGGCAAGCCCGAGATGAGCCTCGTGGCCTTCACCTCGGACACCGTGTGCGTCTTCGAGCTGACCGACGCCATGAAGGCTCGCGGCTTCGGCCTCCAGGCGCAGCTCGGCTACGGAGCGTCGAAGGCCAACGTGCACCTCACCATCAACCCGGGAAATACCCGCGTCATCGACGACCTCGTCGTGGCCCTCCACGAAGAGACGGCGCGCCTCGCGCGAGGCGGGAGCCGCCCCGGCCCGAACGACGAGCTTCGGCAGATGGCCGCCCACATCACCGAGGCGCTCGCGAACGACCGTTCGGGGGACGTCGCCGCCCACGTCATCGGCCAGGCCGACACGGGCTCGGGCAAGATGGCCGACGTGAGCCGCCTGCTCGATCTGCTCGGGCCGAGGGAGCGCGAGAAGCTCCTTGTCGCCTTCGTCGGGAAGATGTTCACTCCGAAGCCCGAATGAAGGAACGAGACACGACCTCGGGGCTCCGCGAGAAGAAGAAGCGCGAGGCGGCCGCGACCATCGTCTCGGTCGCGAAGAGGCTCTTCGCGAAGCGGGGCTTCGACGCCGTCACGGTCGACGAGATCGCCCGCGAGGCGAACGTGTCGCGGCGGACGTTTTTCCGCTACTTCCCCACGAAGGAGGACGTCTTCTTCGTAAGGAGGAGGGCCCAGCTCGAGGCGCTCGAGGCCGCGCTGCTCGACACACCCAAAGGGGAAGATGCGATCGCCACCGTGCGCCGCGCGCTGCTGTCGGTCGCGTCCATGCACATCCAGCAGAAGAAGGACGTGCTCGTCGACAACGCCCTCGTGGCGAAGACGCCCTCTCTCCTCGCCAAGGACCTCGAGTGGGACCGAAAGGCCACGACGCTCATCGCCGACGCGCTCGCACGCGGGAGCGATCGCGCTCGCGCACGCCTCGTCGCGGGGGCCATCGTCGGCGCCATCCGCGTGGTCGTCGAGGAGTGGGTCGAGAGCGGCGGGGAGAGGGACCTCTTGGCCGACGGAGGCGCCGCGCTCGACCTATTCTCCGCCGTGATGGCCCCCCTCCCCGCGGCGCCCGCGCCCAAGAAGCCGCGGGCGCGCTGAGCATTTTCACCCGGATCTTATTTCTCCGAATTTCACCCGGGTAATATTGCCGACGGTGAAGGAGTCGGGTACATCGGGGTCATTCCACGGAGGATCCCCGATGCCCACGACCGATCTCACCCCACAGCCGACCTTCTCGGCCTTCTGCGGAGGCGCGCTGCTCGCTCGGGGGCCCCTCGAGCCGACCGTGCTCGCCGTGAAGGCTCACGTCGACAGGCACCCCGGCGCCACCGTCCTCGTGTTCGACGACACGACCGGCGCTCAGATCGACTTCGTCCTCGAGGGCACCATCGACGAGGTGCGCGAGGCGCTCACGCGGCACCCCCTCGTCGGCGGGGACGGCAAGAAGGGGCCGGGGCGCCCCAAGCTCGGCGTCGTCGCGAGGGAGGTTACGCTGCTCCCCCGGCACTGGGAGTGGCTCGAGGCCCGCCAAGGAGGCATCTCGGTGGCCCTGCGGCGCCTCGTGGAAGAGGCGATGAAGGATCCGAGGCGCGCGGACGAGGAGCGAGAGCGGCGTGGCATCGAAGCGGCGAGCCGCGTGATGTGGGCGCTCGCGGGGGACCTCCCGGGCCACGAAGAGGCGTCACGGGCCCTCTTCGCCAA
The DNA window shown above is from Myxococcales bacterium and carries:
- a CDS encoding TetR family transcriptional regulator, giving the protein MKERDTTSGLREKKKREAAATIVSVAKRLFAKRGFDAVTVDEIAREANVSRRTFFRYFPTKEDVFFVRRRAQLEALEAALLDTPKGEDAIATVRRALLSVASMHIQQKKDVLVDNALVAKTPSLLAKDLEWDRKATTLIADALARGSDRARARLVAGAIVGAIRVVVEEWVESGGERDLLADGGAALDLFSAVMAPLPAAPAPKKPRAR
- a CDS encoding DUF2239 family protein; amino-acid sequence: MPTTDLTPQPTFSAFCGGALLARGPLEPTVLAVKAHVDRHPGATVLVFDDTTGAQIDFVLEGTIDEVREALTRHPLVGGDGKKGPGRPKLGVVAREVTLLPRHWEWLEARQGGISVALRRLVEEAMKDPRRADEERERRGIEAASRVMWALAGDLPGHEEASRALFAKDGGRLDRLTKSWPRDVRGHVLWLFARATAHGLVAKDDAPSAVEE